The genomic segment CCAAATTCTCCACAGAAAGCGTAAAAGATATCCGCAGAGTCAGTCTGGGCCTGCTCATGAGCTGTAGTTCAGCCTTATCTGTGTCTGTCtttcactgactgctgtttatctgatgtaacgcatgatgagaagcacacacacacacgcacgcgcacacacacacacacacacacacgcacacacacacacacacacacacacacacacacgcggtgggcggggagaagcagctcatttgcatttaaagccacaggctttATAAACAGCTACAGTGAACTCAGACAGCAGAGTGAGCAGATTCTGGAGGCGATAACagatgagctgaaactttacagacccCTTCTGCAGACACCAAACACTCATCTGAGCTCTAGTACAGGGGTAAAACAGGAGCCTTTTAAACATTACTAAAGTAAAAACTTGACTTGTGTCCTGTTTCTAGAGCAAATATCTGAAGCTCTTTAATGCAGAAGCTTCTTCTAGACCAGAATAGAATACAGTGCTGTGTTCAGAAAtataatgaagagagtttctgattaaaacaagcagaatcatCTTATCAGCAGGATTAATTTACTAAAGCAATCTGAAAGTGAGGGCTCAGATGTGTGGAGATGTAAGAGTTTTCAGATATCTGGACTGGAAACACTAAACTCTCAGTGAGAAGAGCGCTATAGCAGTGAGAGGTGTGTAAGACTGTGTGTTCTCTCTGTTCAATATTGAATAATGTGGAATACTGTAAATGAAGTGTGTGAatccagatacacacacacacacacacacacaaacacacacacacacacacacacactcaagcctcattcacactacgagcaacTCGCAGCAGCAAAGAGACAAGCGACTGTTCATTTCAGTGTAGAGCGAGTGACCTCCACCGTCCTCCGTCTGCGTGAGCGTCAGCGGCTGTCGGTGAgcaggtgggcgtgtcgagcgaGGTTAAGAACGCTTCagatttatgcaaatgaagagcgagtTTCTTAGCCAATAGGAGCAGCAGTAGAGCTCAGGTGATCCTCTCTTAGCTCCTGCAGAGGCCGGCTGTGTTCTCCTGCTGCAGCAGATGCAGCTACAGTCAccgctagtgtgaatgaggcatcagCCCAGCGCTCCTCCTGCACCTCCTTTGATGAAAGCGTTAaatattgagtgtgtgtgtgtgtgtgtgtgtgtgtgtgtgtgtgtgtgtgtatatgagtgtgtgtgggctCCCTGGGCGCAGCTGGAGATCGGGTCAGGCCAGTACATCGCTGCGTTTGCTGCACCAGCACCACCATGGCCAGTGTcaggctgagtgtgtgtgtgtatgagtgtgtgtgggctCCCCGGGTGCAGCTGGAGATCGGGTCAGGCCAGTATATCGCTGCGTTTGCTGCACCACACCACCAGCGCCACCATGGCCAGCGTCAGGCCCACGGGCAGCAGGATCAGCAGTGCCAGCGTGCCCTCGGGCGGGTCCAGCAGCTCCACCCGCTCCACCCTACAGCTGGAGAAGAGCAGCCGGTGCTGGCGGAGGATGAAGCGCTCCACCCACGGGTTCGGCCAGAAGCAGCCCACACGCTCCGAGTTCAGCTCCGTGCAGAGGGAGAAGCTGTGGTACTGCCTGAGGagcggaaacacacacacacacacacacacacacaccacctgcGTTATCATCAGTGTTActgtcatcatcctcatcatcttcatcatcatcagtgtCACTGGAGGTTCTGGAGAAACACCTGATGTGTGAAGGAGAGAGACGCTCATCTCTGTGTGTGATGACACCGCTCAAACGGTTAAACACTGACAAACACacgtctacacacacacacacacactcatgctggATGTGTGTGAGGgaatgtgtctgtgtgagtgagtGATTTTGTGTGAGTgattttgtgcgtgtgtgtgtgtgcgcgtgtgtgtgtgtgtgtgtgtgtgtgcgtgtgtgtgtgtgtgtgtgtgtgtgtgagtgacctGATGAAGTGTGTGAGGTTGCATCTGTGTTCCGGGTGGATGGAGCTGATGTCGGTTCTGAACGTGTCCCCGCAGCGCTCCATCTCCAGCAGCAGCACAGACTCATTACACTGCAGAGCCGGCGGAGGGACGGACAGCTCCAccgcacctgcacacacacacacacaccgtcaggCCCGGCTCAATGATTGAGACAC from the Danio aesculapii unplaced genomic scaffold, fDanAes4.1, whole genome shotgun sequence genome contains:
- the LOC130220284 gene encoding receptor activity-modifying protein 3-like; the protein is MNRGLSGAVELSVPPPALQCNESVLLLEMERCGDTFRTDISSIHPEHRCNLTHFIRQYHSFSLCTELNSERVGCFWPNPWVERFILRQHRLLFSSCRVERVELLDPPEGTLALLILLPVGLTLAMVALVVWCSKRSDILA